In the Corythoichthys intestinalis isolate RoL2023-P3 chromosome 12, ASM3026506v1, whole genome shotgun sequence genome, one interval contains:
- the LOC130927213 gene encoding E3 ubiquitin-protein ligase TRIM39-like, producing MAERLEDHLKCPTCLDIFQDPVMLLPCSHNFCRACLQHWKDTGERSCPLCRTLFSWIDPPPNLALKNLCENLSRASVKLEEMCSLHKEELKLFCLDHQERVCLICRDAEIHTGHQFRPLEEVVKGHREELKKGLQKAKERLKDYNDCRESCNEQAEYIKVQKKKVERKIKKDFEELRRFLDVEEKARLAAVREEERNKIQRMKEKIAALGKQMATLSSVIRSTEEQLEPSNVSFMKKFKTAMSGIQEIPDKPEDLRGGLLDEAKHVGNLMFNVWERLKETLVYHPVILDPNTADPELSLSEDLSCLTLKEAQQQRPKNPERFKWESVLGCALDWGRHVWDVEVGDNNDWQVGVAWGDPCLPEKMNSWLTAFWDGKYTNFNDQFGEWNLPVKVQKIRVKVDMNERSFSISEPLTNIELWKHMKSSNWPDLCGNTKMYPYFRTAHKIPLKIIPIPPLVTIAIS from the coding sequence ATGGCTGAACGTCTGGAGGACCATCTTAAATGTCCCACCTGTCTGGACATCTTCCAAGATCCCGTCATGCTGCTGCCGTGTAGTCACAACTTCTGCCGTGCGTGTCTGCAGCATTGGAAGGACACAGGAGAACGATCGTGTCCACTCTGTAGGACACTGTTTAGTTGGATAGATCCGCCTCCGAACTTGGCACTGAAGAATTTGTGTGAGAACCTTTCACGAGCCTCAGTCAAGTTAGAAGAGATGTGTAGCTTGCACAAAGAAGAACTCAAACTCTTCTGTTTGGACCACCAAGAGCGTGTGTGCCTCATCTGCAGAGACGCAGAAATACACACTGGTCACCAGTTCCGGCCCCTCGAAGAAGTTGTGAAAGGTCATCGTGAGGAACTCAAGAAAGGCCTGCAGAAGGCCAAGGAAAGACTCAAAGATTACAACGACTGCCGAGAGAGCTGCAATGAACAGGCAGAGTACATCAAAGTCCAGAAGAAGAAGGTCGAACGCAAGATTAAGAAGGATTTTGAGGAGCTCCGTCGCTTTCTTGACGTCGAGGAGAAGGCCAGGTTGGCAGCGGTCAGGGAGGAAGAGAGGAACAAGATTCAAAGGATGAAGGAGAAGATCGCAGCTCTCGGAAAACAAATGGCCACTCTCTCGAGTGTCATCAGAAGCACTGAGGAGCAGCTGGAGCCTAGCAATGTTTCTTTCATGAAGAAGTTCAAGACTGCGATGAGCGGGATCCAAGAGATCCCCGATAAACCGGAGGATCTCCGAGGTGGTCTTCTGGATGAAGCCAAACACGTGGGCAATCTCATGTTCAACGTGTGGGAGCGACTGAAGGAGACACTCGTCTACCATCCTGTCATTCTGGACCCCAACACGGCTGATCCAGAACTCAGTCTGTCCGAAGATCTGAGCTGTCTGACTTTAAAAGAAGCACAGCAGCAGCGtccaaagaatccagaaaggttcAAGTGGGAGTCCGTGCTGGGTTGTGCTTTAGACTGGGGAAGACACGTGTGGGACGTTGAGGTGGGAGACAACAATGACTGGCAAGTGGGGGTTGCGTGGGGGGACCCTTGTTTGCCAGAGAAAATGAATAGTTGGTTAACTGCATTTTGGGATGGGAAATACACAAATTTCAATGACCAATTTGGAGAGTGGAATCTGCCTGTCAAAGTGCAGAAGATCCGAGTTAAAGTGGACATGAATGAAAGGTCATTTTCCATCTCTGAACCTCTTACAAACATTGAATTGTGGAAACATATGAAGTCTTCCAATTGGCCAGACTTGTGCGGTAACACCAAAATGTATCCTTATTTCCGGACGGCACATAAAATTCCTCTAAAGATAATCCCCATTCCACCTCTTGTTACGATTGCCATCAGTTAG